AGTCTATAAAAGGGATGGTGCCAGGTCTATAGTCACCTTCGCGGTCTATTGTCAGATGTTCAATAGCCTCAGCAAGAAAAGGGTCAGGCATCTTATGGACTGAAAGAAAACTGCTATCTGAAGTCTCAAACAGACCGCCATTGTATATGGGAACATTCAGCGCAGGGTCTCCTTTGGCAATAATATCAAAAAGACTTGCAAGCCTTGCCCAATAGCCATAAGACCTTTTGCTCATCCTATTAAATCCTATGGCTGAGAGGTCTTTATAAATATCCTCTTTGAGTTTTTTAAGGCTTACTCTAAAATAACCATCCTCTTCTGTTGGAAGGAGATTTCTGCTTTCAGCATAGAGCAAAAAAAGCAGACGATAAAGAAGCGTGAAACAACCTTTAAAAATTTCTTTTCTGTTTTCAATGGTTTCTCCTGTTGCTGAAAGCTCTACCTTTTTGTAGTGGACAAATCCTTCGGCAAGCCCCTCAAAAACCTTGTCAAAGATAAGGTCTTTGAGCTTTGCGCTTACCCTTTCTGCATACTCCTCGCTTCCTTTAAGATGCTGGTCAAGCCATGTCCTATCTGTTGCAGGGTCTTTTACAAAGGCATCCCTTGAAAAGAAGAGGTAGAAATAGAGAAAATCATCAACACTGCCTCGTTTGATTATTTCTTCAAGGTCAATCTCAAAGAAATTTCCAGAACGGGAGGATGCCCTGTAATAAAATAGCCTCCAATGTTTTCCATTTGTGAGAATAGCCCATTGGATACGGCTTTCAGAGGCATAATATACATTATCCAAATATTTTACGGTCTGGGCAGTAGGGTCTCTTCGGTCAAGGGTATCTTTAGTGTCCGCATCGTTGAGCCGTCTCCCCCAATATTTAGCTTCTAAGATAGTTAAAGGGTGCTTGAAAAAGTAGGTTAGATGGGCTTTTTCCTTTCGCGATGTTTCAAGAGAAGTCTTATCTTTAAAGAGGGCATAGTCCGGTCTCTTTTTTTTGGCACCTCTCTCAGTTATAGGCTGAACATCCCACTCATACCCTAATAGTTTAAGTACAGGCCGTATAAATTTATCTTCAAGTCCAGCCTCTTCACCGGGACCAAGATTCAAGACACTTATTTCCTCATATGTCCTCTTAATTGCATCAAAAGCATCCTGCGCCTTTTCTTTCTGGCTTTCCCATAAGAAAGTTGAAGGCAAATGATGTTGAAGGTAATTATCAGAAAACAGGTTTTGATTATTCCAAAAGAATAATTTTATTTGCTTCTCCACCCCTAAATAATATTTCTTTTCAATGAGCTATTGCAATAGGGAAGTCGATACAGAAATCCTTGACACAAAATCCCTGCCTGCTTACAATAAGGCAATGAAAGGATTCTTAGTGGAGGCATTATGATAAATATAAAGCTTGCTAAAAGGGTCAAGAACCTTCCACCTTATCTTTTTGCTTCGATTGATAAGATGAAAAAAGAGGCTATCCAAAATGGAGTTGACCTCATCGATATGTCCATTGGAGACCCTGACATTCCAACGCCTTCTCATATAGTCGATGCAATGAAAAAGGCAGTCCAAAACCCTGTTCACCATCGCTACCCCTCATATGAAGGTATGCTTTCTTACAGGACTGCTGTATCTGAGTGGTATAAAAGAAGGTTTTGTGTTTCATTAGACCCTGAGACAGAGGTTCTTTCCCTTATTGGCTCAAAAGAAGGAATAGGACATATACCTCTTGCATTTATAAACACAGGTGATACTGTGCTTGTGCCATCGCCCGGGTATCCTCCCTATAAGACAGGGACACTTTTTGCAGGTGGAAAGCCATATCATATGCCACTTAAGGAGAAAAACGGTTTTCTTCCTGACATTGACTCCATTCCTTCTTCTGTGCTTAAAGGTGCAAAGATGATGTTCATAAATTATCCAAACAACCCTACTTCTGCGGTTGCAGGTAAAGGATTCTTTGAAGATGTGGTGAGGCTTGCAGAGAGATATAATATCATTGTCTGCCATGATGCGGCATATTCCGAGATATTCTACGATGGCAAGATGCCTATGAGCTTTCTTGAGGTAGATGGGGCAAAGGATGTAGGAGTCGAGTTTCATTCTCTGTCAAAGACATACAACATGACGGGCTGGAGACTGGGCTTTGTCTCTGGCAAAAAGGAGGTTGTCTCTGGGCTTGGAAAGATAAAGACGAATTTAGATTCAGGCGTGTTTCAGGCAATACAGGAGGCAGGAATTACTGCACTTAAGACAGACGATTCGGTTGTCTCGGACATCCGTGATACCTATCAGGAAAGAAGGGATGCCCTTTATGAGGGACTTAAAGGCATGGGTCTTAGTGTCATAAAGCCTTCTGCTACATTTTACCTTTGGTCAAAGGTTCCAAAGGGGTTTGACTCAACAAACTTTGTCTCGCATCTTCTTGACAAGGCAGGCGTTCTTTCTACACCAGGCAATGGCTTTGGAGATGAAGGGGAGGGCTATATAAGATTTGCACTTACGGTAGAAGTCGAAAGGATTAAGGAGGCAATAAAGAGGATAAGGAAAGTCATTTAATGCCCACTGTCTTTATTGCCATAGGCTCGAATTTAGGCAAAAGAAAAGAAAACTGCCTTAAGGCAATTGA
This region of Nitrospirota bacterium genomic DNA includes:
- a CDS encoding LL-diaminopimelate aminotransferase; the encoded protein is MNIKLAKRVKNLPPYLFASIDKMKKEAIQNGVDLIDMSIGDPDIPTPSHIVDAMKKAVQNPVHHRYPSYEGMLSYRTAVSEWYKRRFCVSLDPETEVLSLIGSKEGIGHIPLAFINTGDTVLVPSPGYPPYKTGTLFAGGKPYHMPLKEKNGFLPDIDSIPSSVLKGAKMMFINYPNNPTSAVAGKGFFEDVVRLAERYNIIVCHDAAYSEIFYDGKMPMSFLEVDGAKDVGVEFHSLSKTYNMTGWRLGFVSGKKEVVSGLGKIKTNLDSGVFQAIQEAGITALKTDDSVVSDIRDTYQERRDALYEGLKGMGLSVIKPSATFYLWSKVPKGFDSTNFVSHLLDKAGVLSTPGNGFGDEGEGYIRFALTVEVERIKEAIKRIRKVI